The genomic segment TACAGCCATTTTCTGCAATCCAATCTTGATGGGGGTGAAACATATACTTACCCGGATAGCGAAAGGAAAATTCTAAGATATGCCTTTCTGCAATACCCATCGTAATCACATCAGTTTTCTCACTGGGAGTTCGGCTCATTCCAAATCGGTAGACGTCAAAGAAGTTGGCGTGGAGGTGGAAAGTGACTGCGGGATCGAATTCAATGATGTTGAGAACATAGAGCCGAATTAACTGATTTTGATATATAGGAATAGGAGAATCCATATAGTAGTGAGGCAAACCGTTGAAAGCGTAATACTCGTTACGGTTGTCATCATTCACATCGTACCCAGCCATAACGAGTACAATTTCATCGGCTGGGGGGCGCGGAGTAGGTGGATCGATGATAAACATCCCGTACAACCCTTTAGCAATGTGACGGGTTACTGGCTCAACATGACAGTGGTAAAGGTGAACGCCATAGGGTTCTGCATCAAATTCGTAAATAGTTGCTGAACCGTGACGAACCGGGCGAATACCATCCATATCAGCAGGGTGAGTACCGTGAAAATGCAAAGAGTGAGAATGCCCTGCTTGATTGTAGAACACAACGCGGACGCGATCGCCTTGCTTTGCTCTGAGAGTTGGTCCCGGTATGCGACCATTGAGATCCCAAATATTGAAAGAAACAGCACTACTGAGCTGAATAACAGAGGTATCCGCAGTCAACCGAAATTCTCGTATGGTGCGCCCATTTTCCCGCTTGAGCGTGCCATAATCAAATTCCCGTATCATTTTCATCGGGTTCGCAACCTCCTTAGCAGGCGCTTTTATCTCCAAGGGCGGTACTTTGACAGTAGACTTACCTTGTACATTAAAGCTGTGCCACAGCAACCCTGCACCAGTTAAACCACCACCAGCCAAACCTATTTGTAGCAACCGACGGCGGCTCCACAGTTTTTCTTTCTCGAAAACAAAGTTGTTGGGCATAGCATTAATGAGAGTTAGCAGCAAAAATCAAATTTCTCAAAATTGCAAATATTTTTCGACTAAAGATAACTTTATTGTACTAAATCAATTTATATAAATTAGTAATTATTGTCAATAAGATAATCTTTACTCAATAATGTAGATGTAGGAGCCCGTGTAGGATTTACAAACACCTCTCCCTTTT from the Tolypothrix bouteillei VB521301 genome contains:
- a CDS encoding multicopper oxidase domain-containing protein; translated protein: MPNNFVFEKEKLWSRRRLLQIGLAGGGLTGAGLLWHSFNVQGKSTVKVPPLEIKAPAKEVANPMKMIREFDYGTLKRENGRTIREFRLTADTSVIQLSSAVSFNIWDLNGRIPGPTLRAKQGDRVRVVFYNQAGHSHSLHFHGTHPADMDGIRPVRHGSATIYEFDAEPYGVHLYHCHVEPVTRHIAKGLYGMFIIDPPTPRPPADEIVLVMAGYDVNDDNRNEYYAFNGLPHYYMDSPIPIYQNQLIRLYVLNIIEFDPAVTFHLHANFFDVYRFGMSRTPSEKTDVITMGIAERHILEFSFRYPGKYMFHPHQDWIAENGCMGSFEVIGKNA